The DNA window TCTTTCAGCAAGCAATTCAATCTACCCTTCATTTCTCTGATTTTCTTGCAGCATCTGAGCTTTCCAAATCTTTCCTAGTGCTCGACAAATTTATAGTCCAATTTTTCTGAATTCTATGTGTCTGCTTTTGACCGTATCCTCCTCTCTAGATATGTAATATCATTATGAGCACCACACTTTGGCATCTTACATCAAGGTAAACATCTTGTTTGCACACTCAGTCTCCTTTCAGATCAGACATTCATCTAAAGTGGAGGTTGACAGCCAAAACAGCAGAGTATCTCCTTAAAAGTCTTCCTCATTTCCAGACTGCGGCAGGCGTAGATGAGGGGGTCAATCACAGAGTTGCACATAATGAGGACCAGGTACGTGGTGAAGTGAGACATGTAGCAGAGGCAGAGCGCATGGTGCGGACAGGACACCAGCAGAATGAGGTGGAGGAAAAACGGAGCCcagcaacacacaaacacgcCGAGGAGGATGGAGATGGTCACAGCTCCCTTCATGCAGCTGCGCTGACGCGGGGCTGGGTTGCcggctgcagctgctgctgggGGTAATGCTGCGATTCTCTGGACGTGAAGTCTGGCGAGAAGAAACATGTGTACGTAGAGAGTGGCCATGAGCACCAACATGGCAAAGAACATTGTGATTAGACAAACAATCACGGTCTTGCTCTCTGAGTACACTATGAAGACGATtccacaaaccacacacaccaaCCAGATCACAGCGATGGCCACCAATGCTCTGCGTACGGTCACTATGCTGTGGTAGCGTAAGGCGTAGAAGATCGTGACGTAGCGGTCGACAGCAATCGCCAAGAGGTTGCAGATTGATGCCACGAGAGAAATGCAGATCATTGAATCAAACACATTGTCCATCAAACGCACAAAATGGTCACTGGCCACCAAAAGGCGACTGTTTAGTACAGCAATGACAATGGTCTCCAAAGAGTTGGATACACTCACCAACATGTCCGCAGCAGCCAGGCTGCACAGGAAAAAATACATCGGAGAGTGAAGGTTCTTGTTTTTGACCACGGCCAAGATGACGAGGATGTTCTCCAGAAGACTCACAATACCCAAGGTGAGAAAAACCTCCGCCTGGATCTGAACCTGCTCGCACAGCGCCCCTGCTGGAGGATCAACCATGCTGCCATTAGGAGGCAAAGACGTGCTGTTTGCAGGTTTCTGCCCTTTAAGAAACTGCAGGTATGAGTCGTTCATCGGGAATTGTGAAGATAAAGAGATGGGGAAGAACAGACAGCAGATGAGGGATGGAAATTacagaggaaaggaaaaaaattcaagcagaaaaaaatgataaagagTAAAAAAACTGGACTAAATAATAAAGGAATCTGAAAGCTGCAGGTGTAGTTAACAAATCAGGTGTTGCAGTTCTCCCAATTttggcttcaaaaatgctctgcTGCTCCTCTGTTTGTTGGATATGCTTCTGTAGAAATGCTCTGTGATTCAGAGGCTCGGAGAAAACAGACTCTCTCACAGCCACTGTCTGTACGTCAGCAGATGCAGCCTCCTCCTTCTCTGTGTGTTTGcttaagattttaaatgaaagctgtgagtacataaacacacacacacacacacacacacacacacacacacatagtgcaGGGCAACAGGTGTGTGCTTTCTTTGATCTAAATCTGTCACacttagatttttattattgtttagattttatattaaacTTCTAATGCTCATACACTGTGGTGCATAGATGTcatctttatatgtcattttgtTGGTTAAATATGACAACATACAAGCTGTAAAGCACTATATGtctgaaaagcatttaaaacttatttttacttGACACAGCATCTTAAAAATGTGGTGTTCATGTACGAATCACCTTGCAAGGGACAAATACATACACCTAGAGCATGTTTAAGTAGTAAAACATGCTACAAAGTGATTTAAAGACTGACATtcttttaatttgacatgcaattttaaaaacaaggtGTATGCCCAAGCAACGTTAAATACACCAGTTCAGtccatgtttacacagaaataaaAGCTGTGCTGTTAACCACAAAAACTCGTTTGGTGTGAACCAAACTTAAATCATGTTCTAGAATgtggaatggttcacccaaaaattttaatttgtgaaaaatttactcaccctcatgccatccaagttgtgtgtg is part of the Cyprinus carpio isolate SPL01 chromosome A8, ASM1834038v1, whole genome shotgun sequence genome and encodes:
- the LOC109049497 gene encoding melanocortin receptor 3-like — its product is MNDSYLQFLKGQKPANSTSLPPNGSMVDPPAGALCEQVQIQAEVFLTLGIVSLLENILVILAVVKNKNLHSPMYFFLCSLAAADMLVSVSNSLETIVIAVLNSRLLVASDHFVRLMDNVFDSMICISLVASICNLLAIAVDRYVTIFYALRYHSIVTVRRALVAIAVIWLVCVVCGIVFIVYSESKTVIVCLITMFFAMLVLMATLYVHMFLLARLHVQRIAALPPAAAAAGNPAPRQRSCMKGAVTISILLGVFVCCWAPFFLHLILLVSCPHHALCLCYMSHFTTYLVLIMCNSVIDPLIYACRSLEMRKTFKEILCCFGCQPPL